The nucleotide sequence GACTCCAAGTACTGCAAGATGGAGCTTTGCAGTTCGAGGTTCAGAACATACAATATCTTCTGCTGAAAATGGCTTATGAGAACAACAAAAAAGCCAAAACAAGAATAGGTCGGCCAACAATAGTCTTGCTGAGATTTTTCTTTTTGGCCATTTTTGTTTTGTGTTTCAGCGACTTATGCTATATTTTATGATATGATATGTCATGCAACGAGAAACATTGCTTTCCCTTTCTTCATTGCTTGGTGGCTACTCCAAGTATACCCTTCTTCCTTGTAACTTCATTTATGGATAGGATTTCGTTCCATTAACATCACTTAATAAATACTTAAATAGGCCAACACTGCTTCCAAAGTCCATAGTCCAAACAAAAAGAGTAGCTAGTTATGATGGAGAGAGACAGAGAAGAGAGCGTTGATTTGGCACAAATCTCTCTTCGACCCCTTCAGCTCTCTGATGTTGATGATCTCATGGTGTGGACCACTGATGAAAAAGTACCCAAGTTTTGCACTTGGGAACCTTACAGCAGCAAAGACCAGGGCATTGACTTCATTCAAAATAAAGCATGCGAGTTTCTATGGAGCAGAGCAATATGCCTTCATGACCGTGCTATTGGCTTTATCCTCATGACCTCGTGTTCTGCTACCGATCAATCAAGGGAGAAATCAGTAGAACTTGGATATGTTCTAGGTTCCAAATACTGGTCCAAAGGGATTATGACTTATGTTGTAAAACAAGTGAAGAAGGTTGCATTCAGAGAGTTTCCACACTTAGAGAGGCTTGAAGCTCTAGTTGATGCAGAAAATGTGGGGTCTCAGAGGGTGCTGGAAAAGGCTGGTTTTCATAGGGAGGGAGTCCTAAGGAAATATTTGTTCTTTAAGGGAAAAAGCAGAGACATGGTCATTTTCAGTGTTTTATCAACCGATCTTAATCACCAAGATTGATCTATGTGATTTTGACTTTTTGATATTCACCTAAAATCATGTTGCTCACTTCTTCTCATCCTATCGTGGACCTCGTACTTGGGAATAAATAAAGTAGTTACTCACattttaaataattagttattgatATTATATGTATTTATGTAATAGCCAAATTATGTGGCCATTTATAGTTTTCTTCTAGCTGATCTTCACTCAAAATTTGCTTCTCTCAAGCTTTAACTGCCTCTGCATGTTAATCTAGAAAACAGAGTTTGAGTGTTGTAGACTTGATGCTGTATCATACTGAAATCAGTATAGCGTTCGATGATTTCTATGTTCAATATTTATTTTCCTCTTTTTGTATTGGGTTAAATTAATGCCATTGACTAGGCATTAGGCAATCTCTATGTTTCCATCTATCTAgagttatttattaattattctaATGATAATGTTTAAAATGTCATTCTGGGAAATATTTTGCCTTAATCTCTAAAAATacgtaaataaaattaaaactaatttaaATAACCATTGCATATAGTATTTTCACCGTGTATTTTCAATTAATACTTTTATTCAAAGTACTCTAACATTACTatcatataattttattttttttttaaattataatgcTAAACGATGAAGTGAGTAAAACGAAGAAACATAGAAGCACCACATGCTGCTGACATGCACTAACATTGACATTGACATAGTCACTTGAGCCTTAACGCTAAAATGAAAATATAATGTCATAGATGTCAATACTTGATATTTAAGTATATAtcatgattgaaaaattttaattaaaagaaaaagcaactgtttgaaaaaagaaaataatgcaGATAATGTATTCAAAAAGGTTTAAAAAACTACTTTTATTTGCTCAATCAACAAGCtaactaaaatcttaaaaaaaatattaaatataaacactaagtgtgtgtttggattatagTTTGTAAACGGAAGTTTGTatagaattgattttgcaaacttgattgtgatgaaaagtaagtttgtgttaaagtgatttatgtttggcaatctttgcatcaaaatgaattatagtaaaataaatgttgtttggattatactattcaaaatcacttttagataaaaaaaattactaaaatagacacCAACTGAAACGCAGAAGCTCAAAATTGTAGCTTCTTGTAAACCATGGTTTTGAAagcaaaatcacttctgcgttcatgaatcaaaaatttgccaaaccaaaAATTGAAGCTTTCAAGAAGGCTAAACGTGCTTCTTCTCTTGTAACGCGTTTGCCAAACACCCCCTTAATCCCACTTGATATTGTTGACTTGGTCAAGTATGGTTGCCAGCAGCCCTTATTAAATTCATAATTTGTATTGAGTAATGCTACTATATGcagtttttttataaattaagtcTAATCAAGTTAAACAATGAAATTTAAAGTAATATTAttcataattaatttttgttaatattaaattaatttagtTAGACTTAATTAATAAAACCACTTAGATGTGTAAtattattcaaattataaaacaAGGGAATGTTGGTGCAAAGGTCAAGACACAGGCACCACTGAAAAGCTGAGAGGGCCACATGATGAACAGAAACAAACAAGGATTCGGATTCCCCTTTTTACCTCAAGCTTTTTTCAGTTTTTGTGATGTAAATATCAGCAACATggttttttaattgaatttcccCCATCCCTGTGGAAACAGCAACAGTATTGTGCTTAACCAACACAAAAAGGAACAGACTCGTATAGTTTCTGATGCTGATGGGGCCTGCAACAAAATCAGTGTGATAAAGCAACATGATTGCAATAACCCCTTTGTCAGGGCGTCTTCAACAGCAAAATTCCAAATTATATTGGATGCATCTCAAGGTCGTTAACTATTCCTTGTTTCCACACAAATATTAAACAGTAGCCTATGATGGGCGTCACCCTAAGACTTGAGACTGGAGCCTTCTGCTAAATTATAataagggttaagtatgattttgatcCCAACGTAGAGGTCGAAAATCGATTTTGTTTCTcgcttttttttgctacaaaatggtccataatgtttcagtttgttttaaaatcgttctttttaccaaatttatttttttattatcaaattacccctcattaaaaaattataaaataaaataaatataaaataaaaaaggggggagggggagggaagggaagaagggggaagggaagTTGCACCTCCGCATCGCCATACCAACACACCACCGCATCGGCGCACCGTCGTCCTGTCGCCTATTATCTGCCATTGCTCCCTACACTAATGGCGTCACCAACTGCAGTTCGCTGGCATCACCGCTGGCTTGGATTCGCGTCACTGCAAGtagaggaagagagaaagagaagcggAGAGGAAGAGAAGAGAAGCACGGAGGCGCTGATGAAGACCGCGTCCAGCCACGCCCTGCCGTCGTCCTCATCGCGAACCGCCATCGTCGGTCGCCATCAAGCCCTGTTCCGTCGCCGCCGCTGGAGTGAGGTCCCGTCGTCATCGAGCCCTGTTGTTGCTTCTGTTTCTACTTCtacttctatttttgtttttgttgttgctATTGTTGATTCACCCTTCAcaattgttgttattattttattattggtGATACTGCTTCTGATTATAGTAATTGCATCTGAGTTTTGTTAATGAAAGAGGAAGAATTTAGTTCTGAGTTTTGTTATTCTGAGTTTtgacgacgatgatgatgatttttttgttttctgagttCTGAGTTCTGCATCTGGGTTCTTATTTTTCTGGTTCTTATTTTTCTTGGTtcttgacgatgatgatgatgattttctggTATTTCTTCTGATGATGATGTTtctaggttcttcttcttctcttcttctggatttttgttgttgttgttcttctgatTTCATTATCTTCTGGGTTCTTGCTTTTGTTGTTGTCCTTTTGCTGATTCCATTATccaattgttgatgttgttgttgtgcTTCTGGTTGTTTGTTTTATTGGTGTTGCTTCTGGTTCAGCTCCAACATCTGGTTCAGCTTCTGGTTCTGCGTTAGTTGATTTTGGGAAAGAAGGGGGAAGGGCATTTTCGTccgaaggatgattttaaaacaaaatgaaaccttgggggaccattttgtagcaaaaaaaaaagaccggggacgaaatcgattttcagcctctacgttggggaccaaaatcatacttaacccttatAATAAAAAGTAGGGTAAAATTTCACTCCGACCCTTAACTATTTCGCGAAATCTCATTCCGTCTTTTatcaattaaaaaataacattACGATCCTTAACTACTGTCTCTGTCAAACTTTTTGCCTCTTCTGTTAATGTCTCCATCTATAGTTAACGGATGTTGTTTACGTATACTGTTAACTTAACACGTGTCAAGCAACTATTTGAAGGGACAAATCGCCCCCCGATGACTCAGCAAAACACTGCGTTTTAGAAAGGTCAAGAACGctttacttcttcttcttcctttcgttGTTCAACTTCATTATTCCATTTTTGTTTCTCCCAAAGAAGACCAGACATCTCAGGACCTCGATCAAATCTATCATTATCTAGCAGAAAATCATCCAAGTCATTTGAGTCAAAGGCCACAGAGGAGTTTATAAGCAATGGATTATTGTTCCGTGCTTCCAATTTCTTGTGATATTGCATACTCTGTCAAAAAAGACTCATTCCTATTGCCAACACTAATATCGCTTCCACAGTTATACAATGAATCCTCACCCTCTGAATGCTCAAAATCGGACAACCCTCCATCCTCAATCCTCTCATTCTCTCTTTCCTCCTTGTCTTCCAACTTTAAttgcgcaccaaaattatcaaaTTGATCCAATCCCCCACCCTCACCGCACAATCCACCCTCCAATTTTACATCATTATTACTTACCATGTGTAGTGAATCTTCTCCCTCCAAGATAACCCATTACCCTCTGCTCTATCCACATCATCCAATTGATCCATTCCACTTTCCAATTTTGCATCACCATCACCAACCCCACACTTCTCACTATTTTCAGCAATAGTTTTACCATTATTATCACAATTCCCAATCCTATCATTACCAAACCCTAACAACTCTGACGAAACAAGCATAGTCATAGCGAACTCACCACTGCAATCTCTGTTCAATTCCAATTTGCTAGAATCATACTAGAGGCTTCGTGTTCAATCACTATCGTGATTCGTCTCCGCCCTACCTCCTCTGCCGAGAGTGAAATTATCTAAACCATTAGCGAAATCAGCTTAGGAGAAATTATTGAAGAGGGGGAAAATGTAGCGTTTTTGTTGAGCAATTAGGGGCAATTTGTTTTTTAAATGATTGCTTGACACGTCTTGAGTTAACGACATAAGTAAGCAACATCCGTTAACTATAGACGGAGACATTAACAAATGGGGCAAAAGGTTTGACGAAGACAGTGGTTAGATGCCGcaatattatttttcaattgaTGAAGAGCATAATGGGAGTTTGCAAAATGATTAAAGGTCAATGTGGGGTTTTACTCTAAAAAGTGATCCATTAGTTGGCAATTCTTAAACTGTCTTATTAGACATGATGGAAATAACTTCAACCTAATATTTCTCTAGTTGTGCTCCTCTCCACCATGATCTCAAACTAGACAGATATAATATCACTCCTGCCAACTCCAAAAATACAAATCAGCATGCCATTCAAACATCATTGGAATCTTTGATCTATGAAATGGTTTAATTTCTACCAAAATTCTTTAGGGTTAGACATGAATCATTAAAAATACAATTCACACCAGTATTTTTGGATCACTCGTGAGAATCCATCAATTCACTtgaattttcttttgtccatATATGTGATATTtcaatatataaatatttatatcTTTACTAGAATCTCTTATGTGGAACAAAGTTTGAAACACTAACTCGATACAAATACATCAATATCTTACATGTTATATACTTGAAGAAAtctaaaagaactaagaaaagttgaaaaatattttgtattagtgAAGTTTCCAAAAGAATTTTAACTACATCTTAAATTAAGTGAGTGACAATTCTCTAAAAAAATGATAGAGTAAACTATTTTCTTATACTTTAGAGATAACAGTTGAAATACGTCTATAAGACTACAAAATATTCTTATACTTAATGTTATTCCTAGCCGTTTGTGCATTAGTGACATTTTCATATTTTGGTAAACAAGAGAATTCTAGAGTTAATGTACAAATACATAGGAAACAGTTTTATCTCTACCCTCAATTTTGTGCTTATCAATCAAGGGTATGTTGTAATAAACATCGTCAAGATCACATTTTGGGGCAATGAATCTCATCACCATTCATCTCATATGAATGATAGCAAACAATAAAATACCATAAATGTATTTGTACTCTTATATACATATGGTAAAAAACAAAAGAAGCAACACTACTTATGAAACTTGTATGACTTCGCTACCCACGTTAAATCACCTTAATGAGATCTCCAATTACTGTGATTAGATATCAATCATACAGTTTCACTCATTGGGCATCAGTCACATTCTCCCAAAATATACTCAAAAGAGGAGTGAATTTTCCCCCAAAATAGTGTACTTCTATTTTTCATAGCCTTATTACGAATTCAACCATTTAAACCACATACttaatattttttgtataacttggattagattatttaaattaaaaggcaAATAGTAATGTACTCATATTTTTCAATGGCTTGCAAGTAAACCCAAGCATTTATAAGTAGTAATTTCTAAGTTTTGAAAACCGAATCGATTATTAGATCGGTGTAGTTATTGATTTATTGGTTTAGAAATTTGACCAGTTCAACTATGGTtaatcaaaataactaaattcTTAtagaataatatataaaattataaataaatacacaTAAAAGTGCAAATTAAAAAATGGATAGCTCACCTTCTGCAAATTAAAAAGTGTAGGTGTTTGCTTGTTGATTGGCAGCGCTGTAATAatcataactcacaaaagagaatcactgaaatcaaagaaaagcTGAAAAGGAGAAGGCAAAAGGAAATTTGGCAAAGAAAACGAGAATTCAAGTTTTAGAGGCCGAATTAAGAGATGCTTATGAGTTAGAGAAGAGATACTGAAAGGAGAAATCTAAGCTGTAATGGCTACAATGGAGGGACCAGAATACAAAGTTTTTTCATGCGAAGTTTCAAAACAAAAATCGAAAGAACAAGATGTATAGGCTCCAAGACAACTTGGGTTCCTACAAAGCTGAACCAAAAGGTATGTCACATATTGCTCAGGAATACTTCAGTGAGCTTTTCACTACTTCTAATCCAAGGAGGGCTCTGGAGAAACTAGAGGAGATGGGTAGGCGGGTGGAGGAGGAGACTAATAGTAGACTTACCAAGAGAGTTACAGAGAAGGAAATCAAGAAAGCTACCTTCTCCATTAATCCTTTTTCAGCCCTGTGTGATGATGGTTTCACAGGTAAATTCTTTCAATATTTCTGGAATGTTATTAAAAAAGAAGTTGTAGATGTGGTTTCAAGCTTCTTTTGTAGGAAAAAATGTTAAGAAGTTTCAATCATACTCATATCTGCTTAATCCCTAAGGTCTTACCTGCTGACACTATGACATTGATTAGACCTATTAGTTTGAGTAATGTTGTTTATAAGATTATTTCAAAAGTGTTGGTTCACTGAATGCAGGGTGTTTTAAACATGGTGATTAGTGAAAATAAAAGTGCATTTGTTAAACATTGACTAATTAGTGATAATACTCTAATTACTCACGAACTGATGCATTACCTAAAAACTAATAGTGGCGGTGATTATGAAGTAGCATTGAAGCTTGATATGAGCAAAGTATACTACAGGATAGAATGGTGCTTTATTTGGGAAGTAATGAAGTTAGGTTTTTGCAACCAGTGGATTGGGTGGATGAAGGAGTGTGTAACTACTGTATCCTACTGTGTTACTGTGGATGATCAACCTCATGGTTTTTTCGAACCATACAGAAGGTTGCAATAATGCGACcttctttcctcttatttttctcttttttgtgtAGAAAGGCTCTCCTATCTACTCCACAGAGGAGAACAAAGACAAAAAATCTCAGGATTTAACATTAATAGTAGGTGTCCGGCAATCAGCTACTTGTTATTTGATTCAAGTACTACAAATCTATAAGCAGCTAAGTGGACAATAGATAAATCTTAAtaaatcttctttttttttttcagcaaAAATACCCCTTACAAGTCAGAGATGATCTAGCACAAAGAATGGATATTCTCCATCTTGTAGCTCAAAACAAATATTTGAGGTTACCAACGGTTATTCAATGGTCTAAAAAGAGCACCTTCAACTATATTAAAGATAAAGTAGAAAAAAGATTGCAAAGTTGGAAGAGATTATTGTTCTCAGTAAGCGAAAGAGAAATATTTGTCAAGGTAATAGCAACAGCTGTTTCACTCTATACTTTGAGCTGTTTCAAAATACCTGACTCCTTATTAGAGAAAATACAGAGGAAGATAATGACATTTCGATGGGGTCAAAGGGATTCGAAAAGGAAGCAATGGTGGATTAAATGGGATATTATTACTAGAGAAAAAAAGTTAAAGAGGCCTGGAATCAAGGATCTAAAAGCTTTCAACCTAGCCATACTTACCAAACAAGGATGGAGAATAGCTGCTAAACCAAATTCATAAGTTAGTAAACTTTTTAAAGGAAGATATTTCAAGTATTCTACATTTTTGAGTCCTGAAACATATTACAATCTATCCTTGACATGGAGGAGCATGCTTGAAAGGAAAAAGGTTTTGGAGAAAGGGACTGTTATGGAAAATCAGCTAAGAAAATATAGTGAAAATTTTTGAAGACTCTTAGATCAGAAACTCATTGTCTATTGCTACCATGTAAAATTAGATCCTTAATACTCAACTTGAATGGGTTAAATTCATTAACAACAACAGATAATGGGATGAACACACAATAACATCAAACTTTACTTTAGATATTGCAACAAGAATATTACAAACTAAAAATAGAGAAGGAAAAGACAGACTAACCTagtcgaaaaaaaaaatcaagagcTACTCAGTATCCACAGGTTATCAAATTGCATACCACTTTTTTTACCCACCCATGCAGTAATTACTAGAAGCATGCAGAGAAAAGAAGATGTGAAAAGTTCTCTGAAATTTGTGATGTGCTCCAAAAATAAAAGTTTTCATTTAGTGTTCTTTCATAAACAATTATACATTACACTCTTAAAGTGCAAAATAAGCAAGGTTTgagaatattattaaaaaattatgatgACTTTAAAAAAGAATGGTGTATTATAAATATGGTTTATTGCAAATTTTTTTAGAACAAATAACATGATATACTTTTTAGCTTAAATTAATTCTaacaaaattattattgatatttttattCTAGTTAGAAACTTAAAATATAAGTTTTACGATTTTATCATTATATTTGACATTCAAACATTTTTTtctctccttgcattattggccaTAACTTTTTCACATTTTAAGTAGGTGTAtactattttattattactacGTTGCTAATTACTCAACGATGAAATCATTAATTTTATacttaaataaataaagtaaatttattattttttatgtgtgATATTGAAATTAGAAGATTAGAACTTAGTATTATATTTGATGGCTAGaaattgaaactaaaattttagtttattTAGTACTTTTAAAAAGTAGAAaggtaaaaaattaaaaattttagagatagagaccaaaactttaataattttttttaaataccctcgttatttttttaattttccaaGTTTATCATAAAGATTTTCCAAGTTTATCATAAAGCCTCAGATTAGGATGTCCTCACTACCGGACTTCTTTCTCCTTTGAACATCATCTTCTTTTCATTCTGACCAGTAACCACACCTCTTTTCCCCTCGTCCTTGATATCACAGCCTTGCCTCCTTGGCCTCTCTTCCTTGTTGGCTCGTGCTCGATGGCTTACCTCTATTCCAAGCGCGATTCGACGACGGAGCAATTGGAGGAGAGGCAAAGCGATTGGGCTTATTCAAAGCCGGTAGTGATCTTTGACATGGTTTGGAACTTTGCATTCGTCGTAGTGGCGGTGATGGTCATGGTTAGAAAAGAAGTGTTGAAAATGTTGCTAAGGCTATGGATTATAGGGTATGT is from Arachis ipaensis cultivar K30076 chromosome B01, Araip1.1, whole genome shotgun sequence and encodes:
- the LOC110262367 gene encoding uncharacterized protein LOC110262367; this translates as MMERDREESVDLAQISLRPLQLSDVDDLMVWTTDEKVPKFCTWEPYSSKDQGIDFIQNKACEFLWSRAICLHDRAIGFILMTSCSATDQSREKSVELGYVLGSKYWSKGIMTYVVKQVKKVAFREFPHLERLEALVDAENVGSQRVLEKAGFHREGVLRKYLFFKGKSRDMVIFSVLSTDLNHQD